The following coding sequences lie in one Anolis carolinensis isolate JA03-04 unplaced genomic scaffold, rAnoCar3.1.pri scaffold_11, whole genome shotgun sequence genomic window:
- the saxo2 gene encoding stabilizer of axonemal microtubules 2, which translates to MKQLQCLCQICTCGRHYCPHNPTRIYDQGEVVNFLSEYADKYPVYGNVPPPQSLKPQQQHQSNGGKMEGTSTFRADYRPYEVANRPVRAREVYKPKPGEIDLGTTYRRDYNAHKVQPVALLRPVERNYVRGEKLNTLPTYRDDYRAWDVQKVELHKAPNTYHPPMEKFGNTTTFQDAFFPKEISIQKSFKPGLTIRLSDQPFNAMSSHRSDYVPHPLEPRFKIPRDEYKPHSQPFDNTTTHRCDFRGLVGEVPKSCKPDQQVAPKGQFEGLSEFRERFQPWPVSLPEVHKAKEYIPPTGSMDLNTTSHLDYVHHDVSPIVLMKPLQRSTRNTAPFMGTTTMRDAFQAWEACRPEAIKKVDALKPSGKFDGRTTFRDHYVPHNVPPVLSCRPPRMPLSSSVPFEDQSMYRTEYTPKKQEICPAAYASPLGYEFVNSDSGGHKFFRRMSSDIPNIAQENGKSFITEVACNPHIVPSNHQSRN; encoded by the exons ACGCCATTATTGTCCTCATAATCCGACAAGGATTTATGACCAGGGGGAAGTGGTGAACTTCCTTTCTGAATATGCGGATAAGTACCCTGTATATGGCAATGTCCCTCCTCCCCAGAGCCTCAAGCCCCAACAGCAACATCAGTCCAATGGTGGAAAAATGGAAGGCACCTCAACTTTCAG GGCTGATTATCGTCCATATGAAGTGGCAAATCGGCCTGTTCGAGCCCGAGAAGTGTACAAACCCAAGCCTGGAGAGATTGACCTTGGGACCACTTATAGAAGAGATTACAATGCTCACAAAGTACAGCCAGTAGCACTACTAAGACCTGTTGAAAGAAACTATGTTAGAGGAGAGAAACTGAATACCTTACCCACTTATCGAG ATGACTATAGGGCCTGGGACGTTCAAAAAGTGGAGCTCCATAAAGCACCGAACACTTATCATCCTCCTATGGAAAAATTTGGGAACACCACTACCTTTCAGGATGCCTTCTTTCCTAAGGAAATCTCAATCCAAAAAAGTTTTAAACCTGGTTTAACAATCAGACTTTCAGACCAACCTTTTAATGCCATGTCAAGCCATCGCAGCGATTATGTTCCTCACCCTCTAGAACCCAGATTTAAAATACCAAGAGATGAATACAAGCCACATAGCCAGCCCTTTGATAACACCACAACCCATCGGTGTGATTTCAGGGGACTTGTCGGAGAGGTTCCCAAAAGCTGCAAGCCTGATCAACAAGTGGCACCAAAGGGTCAATTTGAGGGACTTTCAGAGTTTCGCGAGCGCTTTCAACCCTGGCCCGTTTCCTTACCTGAAGTCCACAAAGCAAAAGAATACATTCCCCCCACAGGCAGCATGGATCTGAACACCACAAGCCACCTTGATTATGTTCATCATGATGTCAGTCCAATTGTCCTCATGAAACCATTACAAAGGAGCACCAGAAATACTGCCCCTTTTATGGGGACTACGACCATGCGGGACGCCTTTCAAGCCTGGGAGGCTTGTCGGCCAGAGGCTATCAAGAAGGTGGATGCGTTAAAACCCTCTGGGAAGTTTGATGGTCGGACCACCTTCAGAGATCACTATGTACCACACAACGTACCTCCAGTTCTGAGCTGCAGGCCTCCCAGGATGCCTCTATCTAGCTCAGTGCCTTTTGAGGACCAAAGCATGTACCGTACAGAATATACGCCAAAGAAACAAGAAATCTGCCCAGCCGCCTATGCATCGCCTTTGGGATATGAGTTTGTCAACAGCGATTCTGGCGGTCACAAATTCTTCCGCAGAATGTCCTCAGATATCCCTAACATTGCCCAAGAAAATG GAAAATCATTTATAACTGAAGTTGCATGTAACCCACATATTGTCCCCTCAAATCATCAGTCCAGAAACTGA